One genomic segment of Arachis duranensis cultivar V14167 chromosome 4, aradu.V14167.gnm2.J7QH, whole genome shotgun sequence includes these proteins:
- the LOC107482986 gene encoding probable F-box protein At4g22030 — protein sequence MASLQIIASSSSSVFCSSSQRIKSSIQFPKLPNRVPSSYNYVPSRKLFEELNGFRFTTPPTFQQDSSSSSSSSSSSSSSSSNTTQQLYAILEAVADRVELHHNVADQRNNWNTLLLNNINMLTLTATAMAAMAAATPLLELKISSTLLFSAATGVMLVVNKIQPSQLAEEQRNATRLFKQLQSQIETTIALGNANQEDVKKAMEKVLALDKAYPLPLLGVMIEKFPSKFEPAVWWPQQQPLSPSSKRRSGRRNGWNEGLERELKDVLEVVKRKDMEDYERLGNMVLKIHKSLAIAGPLLSGIAAVGSMFVSEGSSWAAMVTVMAGALATAVNALEHGGQVGMVSEMYRNTGGFFRLLEDSIEEEVEEERENGELFEMKVALKLGRSVSQLRQLAKKSAYSRVEGTPTNNDEFASKIF from the coding sequence ATGGCTTCTTTACAGATCAtcgcatcatcatcatcatcagtgttttgttcttcttcacaGAGAATCAAATCCTCCATCCAATTCCCAAAGCTCCCTAATAGAGTTCCTTCTTCTTATAATTATGTACCAAGCAGAAAGCTATTTGAGGAGCTCAACGGTTTCCGTTTCACAACCCCACCAACCTTTCAAcaagattcttcttcttcttcttcttcttcttcttcttcgtcatcGTCATCATCCAACACAACTCAACAACTCTATGCAATTCTAGAGGCTGTAGCTGACAGGGTTGAACTGCACCACAACGTCGCCGACCAGCGTAACAACTGGAACACCCTCCTCTTGAACAACATCAACATGCTCACCCTCACTGCCACCGCCATGGCCGCCATGGCTGCCGCCACACCACTCTTGGAACTCAAGATATCCTCCACGCTCTTGTTCTCCGCCGCCACGGGAGTGATGCTGGTGGTAAACAAGATCCAACCCTCCCAGCTGGCGGAGGAACAAAGAAACGCCACGAGGCTCTTCAAGCAGCTCCAGTCTCAAATCGAAACCACAATAGCACTTGGAAACGCTAACCAGGAAGATGTGAAGAAGGCAATGGAGAAGGTTCTGGCACTTGACAAAGCCTACCCTCTTCCATTATTGGGTGTTATGATCGAAAAATTCCCTTCCAAATTTGAACCTGCAGTTTGGTGGCCGCAACAACAACCATTATCACCATCTTCAAAGCGAAGAAGTGGACGAAGAAATGGGTGGAACGAAGGGCTAGAAAGGGAACTGAAGGACGTGTTGGaagtggtgaagagaaaagaCATGGAAGACTATGAGAGGCTTGGGAACATGGTTTTGAAGATCCACAAGAGCCTTGCAATTGCAGGGCCATTACTGAGTGGAATTGCGGCGGTTGGTTCTATGTTTGTCAGTGAAGGGTCGTCGTGGGCTGCCATGGTTACGGTTATGGCTGGTGCTTTGGCAACTGCGGTGAATGCGTTGGAGCATGGTGGACAAGTGGGGATGGTGTCTGAGATGTACAGAAACACTGGTGGATTCTTCAGGCTTCTAGAAGATTCGATTGAAGAGGAGGTTGAGGAAGAAAGAGAGAATGGGGAGTTGTTTGAGATGAAAGTGGCTTTGAAGCTTGGAAGAAGCGTTTCACAGTTAAGACAACTTGCAAAAAAATCAGCTTATTCTCGTGTTGAGGGGACTCCCACTAATAATGATGAATTCGCTAGCAAGAtcttctaa
- the LOC107482863 gene encoding probable F-box protein At4g22030 translates to MSSLQLASSCYCSNIKSKHSSTLSLKRVNCAINVPKASTRKLIVDQGLHKFKETTAPLFEKKNNDNIIKILHDNEDDDDAYHRKSTTTTTDSSEATNTTIRIHELYAVLEAVSDRIEMHNNMKEQRDNWNTLLLNSINMITLTASTMAGVAATTHDGSSVALKLSSALLFTAATGMLLVMNKIQPSQLAEEQRNATRLFKQLHSQIQATIIALVNNNNNNISIEEAVKGAIEKVLALDKAYPLPLLGAMLEKFPSKFEPARWWPNPNNNNNNNSQDKNNNGWNIELEREMREVMEVVKRNDKEEYERLGNLALKMNKGLAISGPLLTGIAALGCVAFLGGDNNGGMVGVVAGAMAAVVNAIEHGGQVGMVFEMYRNCGGFFQQLEERVEATLEENDLNKRENGELFEMNMALQLGRSVSQLRQLASKSYSSRLHATQIDEFASKLF, encoded by the coding sequence ATGTCTTCCTTACAATTAGCTTCATCGTGTTATTGCTCTAATATTAAATCTAAACATTCATCAACACTGTCTTTGAAGAGAGTCAACTGCGCTATCAATGTTCCAAAAGCATCAACGAGAAAGCTTATTGTTGATCAAGGATTGCACAAATTCAAAGAAACAACAGCACCATTATttgagaagaagaataatgacaACATCATCAAAATACTACATGataatgaagatgatgatgatgcataTCATCGTaaatctactactactactacagATTCTTCTGAGGCCACAAACACCACAATAAGAATTCATGAACTCTATGCAGTGTTAGAGGCAGTATCGGACAGAATTGAAATGCACAACAACATGAAAGAGCAACGTGACAATTGGAACACTCTCCTCTTAAACTCCATCAACATGATAACACTCACTGCCTCAACCATGGCTGGTGTTGCTGCCACCACTCACGATGGTTCTTCTGTTGCCCTCAAGCTATCTTCTGCTCTCTTGTTCACCGCCGCCACGGGGATGTTGCTTGTCATGAACAAGATCCAACCCTCACAACTCGCCGAGGAACAAAGGAACGCCACCAGACTGTTCAAACAACTCCATAGCCAAATCCAAGCCACAATAATAGCCCTagttaacaacaacaataataatatttccATTGAAGAAGCAGTGAAGGGTGCAATTGAGAAGGTTTTGGCACTTGACAAAGCTTACCCTCTTCCATTGTTAGGTGCAATGCTTGAAAAGTTCCCATCAAAGTTTGAACCAGCTAGGTGGTGGCCTAAccctaacaacaacaataataataattctcaagACAAGAATAATAATGGTTGGAACATAGAACTGGAAAGGGAAATGAGGGAGGTGATGGAAGTGGTAAAGAGAAACGACAAAGAGGAGTATGAGAGGCTAGGGAACTTGGCTTTGAAGATGAACAAGGGATTAGCTATTTCAGGACCTTTGTTAACTGGAATTGCAGCACTTGGATGTGTTGCTTTTCTTGGAGGAGATAACAATGGTGGTATGGTTGGTGTTGTTGCTGGGGCTATGGCTGCTGTGGTGAATGCAATTGAGCATGGAGGACAAGTAGGGATGGTGTTTGAGATGTACAGAAACTGTGGAGGGTTTTTCCAGCAATTGGAAGAGAGAGTTGAAGCCACACTTGAAGAGaatgatttgaataaaagagagaATGGTGAGTTGTTTGAGATGAATATGGCTTTGCAATTGGGAAGAAGTGTGTCACAGCTGAGACAACTTGCATCAAAATCTTATTCCTCTCGTCTACACGCAACTCAGATTGATGAATTCGCCAGCAAACTCTTCTAA
- the LOC107482985 gene encoding LOW QUALITY PROTEIN: probable F-box protein At4g22030 (The sequence of the model RefSeq protein was modified relative to this genomic sequence to represent the inferred CDS: deleted 1 base in 1 codon), with the protein MASLLQNYSSSSLTLISSSIKRSRTTTVNAAIHVPKLPIFPSSLPKTNLLHHTLIKESTTTQFTEKKRVLDCNDNNNNNKVVVQLYAILEAVADRIEMHQNIGDQRDNWNTLLLNSINMITLTATTMAAVAATTGPLLALKLSSALLFSAATGMLLIMNKIQPSQLTEEQRNATRYFKQLQSEIQTTLALGNATEEYVKSATEKVLALDKAFPLPLLGAMLEKFPSKFEPAVWWPSTQFQTKSSNKKSQNNNKKMNGWSEELEVELREIVEVVKRKDSEDYERLGNIALKMNKALAIAGPLLTGIAAAGSAFLGNGNSWATMVPLVAGSLAAAINTFEHGGQVGMVFEMYRNSAGFFKQLETSIESTLEESDLERRENGNLFEMKVAMKLGRSVSQLGNLPQNLLPLVLMNSPASSFRINIHIMTHSFVLSFM; encoded by the exons ATGGCTTCCTTATTACAAAactactcatcatcatcattaaccCTAATTTCTTCTTCTATAAAGAGGAGTAGGACTACCACTGTCAACGCCGCAATCCATGTCCCTAAGCTTCCAATCTTCCCTTCTTCCCTTCCAAAAACAAATCTGCTACATCACACACTTATAAAAGAATCCACAACTACTCAGTTTACGGAAAAGAAGAGAGTCCTCGACtgtaatgataataataataataacaaggtCGTTGTTCAACTCTATGCAATCTTGGAGGCTGTAGCTGACAGAATCGAAATGCATCAAAACATTGGGGATCAACGTGACAACTGGAACACTCTTCTCTTGAACTCAATTAACATGATCACTCTCACCGCCACAACCATGGCTGCAGTTGCTGCCACAACTGGTCCGCTTCTGGCTTTGAAACTATCTTCGGCCCTACTGTTTTCCGCCGCCACGGGGATGCTGCTCATCATGAACAAGATCCAGCCCTCTCAACTCACCGAGGAACAGCGTAATGCAACTCGATACTTCAAGCAGCTTCAGTCCGAAATTCAGACAACACTTGCTCTTGGAAATGCCACTGAGGAATACGTGAAGAGTGCAACGGAGAAGGTTTTGGCACTTGACAAagctttcccacttccattgttgGGAGCCATGCTTGAAAAATTCCCTTCTAAGTTTGAACCCGCAGTTTGGTGGCCTTCCACTCAGTTCCAAACGAAGAGTAGtaacaaaaaatcacaaaacaatAACAAGAAAATGAATGGATGGAGTGAAGAGCTAGAAGTGGAACTTAGAGAGATTGTTGAAGTTGTAAAGAGAAAAGACAGCGAGGACTATgagaggcttgggaacattgcaTTGAAGATGAATAAAGCTTTGGCCATTGCTGGTCCTTTGCTCACCGGCATTGCTGCAGCTGGATCTGCATTTCTTGGAAATGGAAATTCATGGGCTACAATGGTGCCTCTCGTGGCTGGTTCTTTGGCTGCCGCAATCAATACATTCGAGCATGGAGGCCAAGTTGGTATGGTGTTTGAAATGTACCGAAACTCTGCTGGCTTCTTCAAGCAGTTAGAAACCTCCATTGAATCAACTTTGGAAGAGAGTGATTTGGAAAGAAGAGAAAACGGGAATCTGTTTGAAATGAAGGTGGCAATGAAATTGGGAAGAAGCGTATCACAGTTG GGGAACTTGCCTCAAAATCTGCTTCCTCTTGTGTTGATGAATTCGCCAGCAAGCTCTTTTAGGATCAACATACACATTATGACACATTCTTTTGTTCTTTCATTTATGTAA
- the LOC107482984 gene encoding peroxisomal membrane protein PMP22 → MGSLAKNGLNNYLKQLQQHPLRTKVITAGVLSAISDIVSQKLTGIQKLQFKRILLKVFFGAAYLGPFGHFFHIILDKIFKGKRDSTTAAKKVLIEQLTSSPLNNLLFLIYYGLVIEGRPWVHVKAKVKKDYPSVQYTSWTFFPAVGFINHKFMPLHFRVVFHSLVAFCWGIFLNLRARSMVLIKA, encoded by the exons ATGGGATCTTTAGCCAAGAACGGACTCAACAATTACTTGAAACAGCTCCAGCAACACCCTTTGAGAACCAag GTTATCACAGCAGGGGTGTTGTCAGCTATCAGTGACATAGTGTCTCAGAAACTTACTGGAATACAAAAACTTCAATTCAAACGGATTCTTCTCAAAGTG TTTTTTGGAGCTGCTTATCTTGGACCCTTTGGACACTTCTTTCATATTATATTGGATAAAATTTTCAAAGGGAAGAGAGACTCAACAACCGCAGCCAAGAAG GTTTTGATTGAACAGTTGACATCTTCTCCTCTGAACAATTTGCTTTTCTTGATTTATTATGGATTAGTTATTGAAG GTCGACCATGGGTGCATGTGAAAGCTAAGGTTAAGAAGGACTATCCATCAGTGCAGTACACATCATGGACG TTCTTTCCTGCTGTGGGGTTCATAAATCACAAATTCATGCCTCTTCATTTCCGTGTTGTTTTCCACAGCTTAGTTGCATTTTGCTG gGGAATATTCTTGAACCTAAGAGCACGGTCCATGGTATTGATTAAAGCCTAA
- the LOC107482861 gene encoding probable F-box protein At4g22030 has product MEMVKLHLIMEIVSDRLEMHKNVAAQRDNWNHLLLTSVNMITLSASTMLALAATSTTSSGAPLMALKVSSTILFMAATGILAVMNKFQPSQLAEEQRNAARLFKQLNGELRTKVSLRNANEFEVTEAMERVLALDKAYPLPLLGTMLDKFPHKIEPAVWWPQRKKKHHWKEVGDNKNNSNNGWDSRLEGEMKAIVKAVRKKDMAEYTRLSRKALNLNKVLAVSGPLLTGLAAIGSACLGCVNGSWPVMFGVVGGALACVVNTVEHGGQVGMVFELYRSLIGFFKLMEESIQQNLREKDLHRRENGELFEIKVALQLGKSLEELRQFSSSTQNDFASKLF; this is encoded by the coding sequence ATGGAGATGGTTAAGCTTCATTTGATTATGGAGATTGTATCAGATAGATTGGAGATGCACAAGAACGTGGCAGCGCAACGCGACAACTGGAACCACCTTCTTCTAACATCAGTTAACATGATCACTCTTTCTGCTTCAACCATGCTTGCTCTTGCAGCTACTAGTACTACTTCAAGTGGAGCACCTCTTATGGCACTTAAGGTTTCATCAACAATCCTTTTCATGGCTGCAACTGGAATACTTGCTGTCATGAACAAATTCCAGCCATCACAGCTTGCTGAGGAACAGAGAAATGCTGCTAGGTTGTTCAAGCAGCTTAATGGAGAGCTAAGAACAAAGGTTTCTCTCCGTAACGCCAATGAATTCGAGGTAACTGAAGCGATGGAAAGAGTTTTGGCATTGGACAAGGCTTACCCTCTTCCTCTTTTAGGCACCATGCTTGACAAATTCCCTCACAAAATTGAACCAGCAGTGTGGTGGCCTCAAAGGAAGAAGAAACATCATTGGAAAGAAGTAGGGGACAACAAAAACAACAGCAATAATGGATGGGATTCAAGGTTGGAAGGGGAAATGAAAGCAATTGTGAAAGCTGTGAGGAAGAAGGACATGGCTGAGTACACGAGGCTAAGTAGAAAGGCTTTGAATCTAAACAAGGTGTTGGCAGTTTCAGGGCCATTACTCACTGGTCTTGCAGCAATTGGTTCTGCTTGTTTGGGATGTGTGAATGGTTCATGGCCTGTGATGTTTGGTGTTGTTGGTGGGGCTTTGGCTTGTGTTGTTAACACAGTTGAGCATGGTGGCCAAGTTGGCATGGTGTTTGAGTTATATAGGTCTCTTATTGGGTTCTTTAAGCTCATGGAGGAGTCTATTCAGCAGAATTTAAGGGAAAAAGATCTTCACAGAAGGGAAAATGGAGAATTGTTTGAGATCAAAGTTGCCCTACAGCTTGGTAAAAGTCTTGAAGAACTAAGGCAATTTTCATCTTCTACTCAAAACGATTTTGCTAGCAAGCTTTTCTAG